A single window of Callithrix jacchus isolate 240 chromosome 6, calJac240_pri, whole genome shotgun sequence DNA harbors:
- the LOC128932438 gene encoding uncharacterized protein LOC128932438 isoform X2: MAVPDPSRRFSLSREASIGRAKRAQPLRALGAGSSPRDPASAPHPPRARPLLRLLLPLPGHPKLPSPPREPRIPPRVRKPAAPQGSRAGYCTMAREETDPHPRCPQRSPRPLALRLLTIRFESQSDLERSGAEKLGAGRARLSSRTGVPWMTRAGPRRPRAASARPHAPPGGRP; the protein is encoded by the coding sequence ATGGCCGTCCCCGATCCCTCGCGCCGTTTCAGCCTCTCTAGAGAAGCCTCGATCGGACGCGCTAAGCGGGCCCAGCCTTTGCGCGCCCTGGGCGCCGGATCTAGCCCGCGGGATCCGGCCTCCGCGCCCCACCCTCCGAGAGCCCGCCCCCTCCTGCGCTTGCTGCTCCCCCTCCCTGGGCACCCCAAGCTCCCATCCCCGCCTCGGGAACCCCGCATCCCTCCGCGCGTTCGGAAGCCGGCAGCCCCGCAGGGAAGCCGGGCCGGCTACTGCACCATGGCCCGCGAGGAGACCGATCCGCACCCTAGATGTCCCCAGCGCAGCCCCCGACCCCTGGCTCTGCGGCTCCTCACTATCCGGTTCGAGTCCCAATCGGACCTGGAGCGCAGCGGGGCAGAAAAGCTGGGCGCGGGCAGAGCGCGCCTCTCCAGCCGGACGGGGGTGCCCTGGATGACGCGCGCGGGGCCCCGGCGGCCAAGAGCAGCTAGCGCGCGTCCCCACGCTCCGCCTGGCGGGCGGCCCTGA
- the LOC128932438 gene encoding uncharacterized protein LOC128932438 isoform X1: MALAAFSPEMAVPDPSRRFSLSREASIGRAKRAQPLRALGAGSSPRDPASAPHPPRARPLLRLLLPLPGHPKLPSPPREPRIPPRVRKPAAPQGSRAGYCTMAREETDPHPRCPQRSPRPLALRLLTIRFESQSDLERSGAEKLGAGRARLSSRTGVPWMTRAGPRRPRAASARPHAPPGGRP; this comes from the coding sequence ATGGCCTTGGCAGCGTTTAGCCCCGAAATGGCCGTCCCCGATCCCTCGCGCCGTTTCAGCCTCTCTAGAGAAGCCTCGATCGGACGCGCTAAGCGGGCCCAGCCTTTGCGCGCCCTGGGCGCCGGATCTAGCCCGCGGGATCCGGCCTCCGCGCCCCACCCTCCGAGAGCCCGCCCCCTCCTGCGCTTGCTGCTCCCCCTCCCTGGGCACCCCAAGCTCCCATCCCCGCCTCGGGAACCCCGCATCCCTCCGCGCGTTCGGAAGCCGGCAGCCCCGCAGGGAAGCCGGGCCGGCTACTGCACCATGGCCCGCGAGGAGACCGATCCGCACCCTAGATGTCCCCAGCGCAGCCCCCGACCCCTGGCTCTGCGGCTCCTCACTATCCGGTTCGAGTCCCAATCGGACCTGGAGCGCAGCGGGGCAGAAAAGCTGGGCGCGGGCAGAGCGCGCCTCTCCAGCCGGACGGGGGTGCCCTGGATGACGCGCGCGGGGCCCCGGCGGCCAAGAGCAGCTAGCGCGCGTCCCCACGCTCCGCCTGGCGGGCGGCCCTGA